In one window of Chryseobacterium phocaeense DNA:
- a CDS encoding CocE/NonD family hydrolase, with amino-acid sequence MKIHISILFIFFFILGSAQAPDQKDTFVKDNFTKKEFYIPMRDGVKLFTSVYIPKDISNKNKYPFLMQRTCYSIAPYGENEYKAKLGPNQYLMKDKYIFVFQDVRGRYMSEGVFTNMTPQVDRKTKKDIDESTDTYDTIEWLLKNIKDNNGKAGQYGTSYPGFYTAVGILAQHPALVASSPQAPISDFWNDDFLHNGRFMLGYFRTFPVFGIQKTKPENKAWYMDTFVKQTSEDGLKFYRDMGTLKDGYEKYYKNNFFMTEIMNHPNYDEFWQKRNLLPHLKNVNHAVMTVGGWFDAEDLSGPLNIYKTIEKTSPKAKNTIVMGPFSHGAWAHEQGKHFHNQIYFGDSIATYYQKNIETKFFTHYLKGNTKEDAGLPEALMYDTGAKEWKEFASYPPKNAQKVNFYLTDGTLKNSAGQGFSEYYSDPNNPVLNSDNLKDFNGFTPKNYMSEDQRFAVGRPDVLTFTTDVLTDDISFAGEIMAKLNIASSSTDADFAVKLIDVYPEDFKPKEKKDGVIYPNYHQMVRSEIMPARFRNSREKGEALVPGQKTAVNFRLQDVVHTFKKGHKIQIQISSTWWPLFAINPQKFMENPNFATKQDYTKAFIKVYNDSSIEAEVLK; translated from the coding sequence ATGAAGATCCATATTTCAATTTTGTTTATTTTCTTTTTCATCCTGGGAAGCGCACAGGCTCCGGACCAGAAAGATACTTTTGTAAAAGATAATTTCACCAAAAAGGAATTCTACATCCCGATGCGTGACGGAGTGAAACTGTTCACTTCGGTGTACATCCCGAAAGATATTTCAAACAAAAACAAATATCCTTTCCTGATGCAGAGAACCTGCTACAGCATAGCGCCTTACGGTGAAAACGAATATAAAGCCAAACTGGGGCCCAATCAATACCTGATGAAGGACAAATATATTTTTGTATTTCAGGATGTACGCGGACGGTATATGAGTGAAGGTGTTTTCACCAATATGACGCCTCAGGTGGACCGCAAAACAAAAAAAGACATCGATGAAAGCACCGATACGTATGACACGATAGAATGGCTTTTGAAAAACATCAAAGACAACAACGGAAAGGCCGGCCAATACGGAACTTCATACCCGGGATTTTATACCGCGGTAGGAATCCTGGCGCAGCATCCCGCTCTGGTAGCTTCATCTCCACAGGCTCCTATCTCTGATTTCTGGAATGATGATTTTCTTCATAACGGCAGATTTATGCTGGGTTATTTCAGAACGTTCCCTGTTTTTGGGATTCAGAAAACAAAGCCTGAAAACAAGGCGTGGTATATGGATACTTTCGTGAAACAGACGTCTGAGGACGGTCTTAAGTTCTACAGGGATATGGGAACGCTAAAAGACGGCTATGAAAAATACTACAAAAACAATTTCTTCATGACCGAGATTATGAATCATCCCAACTATGATGAATTCTGGCAGAAAAGAAACCTTCTTCCCCATTTAAAAAATGTAAACCACGCGGTGATGACCGTTGGAGGCTGGTTTGACGCGGAAGATCTTTCAGGACCTCTGAATATCTACAAAACCATAGAAAAAACAAGTCCGAAAGCTAAAAATACAATTGTAATGGGACCTTTCTCCCACGGAGCATGGGCGCATGAACAGGGAAAACATTTCCATAACCAGATCTATTTCGGGGACAGCATTGCAACCTACTATCAGAAGAATATTGAAACCAAATTTTTCACTCATTACTTAAAAGGAAATACCAAAGAAGACGCCGGCCTTCCGGAAGCTTTAATGTATGATACCGGAGCTAAAGAATGGAAAGAGTTTGCTTCCTATCCTCCTAAAAATGCTCAGAAAGTTAATTTCTACTTAACGGACGGAACTCTGAAAAACTCAGCAGGACAAGGCTTTTCAGAATATTACAGCGACCCGAATAATCCGGTTTTGAACTCAGATAACCTGAAAGATTTCAATGGTTTTACGCCTAAAAATTATATGTCCGAAGACCAGAGATTTGCTGTAGGAAGACCGGATGTTCTTACATTTACTACCGATGTTTTAACGGATGACATTAGCTTTGCAGGAGAAATCATGGCTAAATTAAATATCGCTTCCTCTTCTACGGATGCGGATTTTGCCGTAAAACTGATCGATGTGTATCCTGAAGATTTTAAACCTAAGGAAAAGAAAGACGGTGTGATTTATCCTAACTATCATCAGATGGTAAGAAGTGAAATCATGCCTGCCCGTTTCAGAAACTCAAGGGAAAAAGGAGAAGCCCTGGTACCTGGCCAGAAAACTGCCGTTAATTTCAGACTGCAGGATGTAGTGCATACATTTAAGAAAGGGCATAAAATCCAGATCCAGATCAGCAGCACATGGTGGCCGCTTTTTGCCATCAATCCGCAAAAATTCATGGAGAATCCTAATTTCGCTACGAAACAAGATTATACGAAGGCTTTTATTAAGGTGTATAATGACAGTTCTATTGAGGCAGAGGTGTTGAAATAG
- a CDS encoding alpha-ketoglutarate-dependent dioxygenase AlkB family protein, giving the protein MNSLFEDISEYPLNILPNDGTVHYYGKVFNKEKSDHFYDYLLHQIPWENDEAIIFGKLILTKRKVAWFGEKAFEYTYSKRTKYAKFWTPELLELKRTCEEISGETYNSCLLNLYHDGSEGMAYHSDSEKDLKKHGAIASLTFGAERKFLFKHKTTKEKIEIFLEDGSLLIMKGTTQDHWLHRLPPTTKIKTPRVNLTFRTIEE; this is encoded by the coding sequence ATGAACAGCCTCTTTGAAGACATATCAGAATATCCGTTGAATATCCTTCCCAATGACGGAACCGTCCATTATTATGGAAAGGTGTTTAATAAAGAAAAATCTGATCATTTTTATGACTACCTGCTTCATCAGATCCCGTGGGAAAACGATGAAGCGATCATCTTTGGAAAATTAATTTTAACGAAAAGAAAAGTAGCCTGGTTTGGGGAAAAAGCTTTTGAATACACCTATTCAAAACGGACCAAATATGCAAAATTCTGGACTCCCGAACTGTTAGAATTAAAGAGGACATGTGAAGAGATTTCCGGAGAAACCTACAATTCCTGTCTTCTTAATCTCTACCACGATGGAAGTGAGGGAATGGCGTACCACAGCGACAGTGAAAAGGATCTCAAAAAACACGGAGCCATAGCATCCCTGACTTTCGGGGCAGAAAGAAAATTCCTGTTTAAGCATAAAACTACCAAAGAAAAAATTGAAATTTTCCTGGAAGACGGAAGCCTCCTGATCATGAAAGGAACCACCCAGGATCACTGGCTGCACAGGTTACCGCCAACTACCAAAATAAAAACCCCGCGAGTCAATCTTACGTTCAGAACGATTGAGGAGTAA
- a CDS encoding bifunctional helix-turn-helix domain-containing protein/methylated-DNA--[protein]-cysteine S-methyltransferase: MSTQNQIDYNRIAKAIEYIQSNFRLQPGLEEVAENIHLSPAHFQKIFTEWAGTSPKKFLQFISLEHAKNLLKEEKASLFDTAYETGFSSTSRLHDLFVKIEGMSPAEYKNGGKSLNINYSFSKSPFGYVMAASTEKGICYMAFEDDKETALGNLYAKFPNASFFEKQDALQKNALSIFSQDWTKLNTIKLHLKGTDFQLKVWESLLSIPMGKLSTYGNLAEKIGNPNASRAVGTAIGSNPVAFLIPCHRVIQSTGNIGGYRWGSSRKQLMVGWESSHVYTG; this comes from the coding sequence ATGTCCACACAAAATCAGATAGATTATAACAGGATTGCTAAAGCGATAGAATATATCCAGAGCAATTTCAGGCTTCAGCCAGGTTTGGAGGAAGTGGCGGAAAATATTCACCTGAGCCCGGCTCATTTCCAGAAGATATTCACGGAATGGGCGGGAACAAGTCCTAAAAAGTTTTTACAGTTCATCAGTCTTGAGCATGCTAAAAACTTATTGAAGGAAGAAAAAGCGAGTTTATTTGACACCGCATACGAGACCGGATTTTCCAGCACTAGCAGGCTTCATGACCTCTTTGTGAAAATAGAAGGAATGTCTCCGGCGGAATATAAAAACGGCGGAAAAAGCCTGAACATCAATTACAGTTTTTCCAAAAGTCCTTTTGGATATGTAATGGCAGCATCCACAGAAAAGGGAATCTGCTATATGGCTTTTGAAGACGATAAAGAAACCGCATTGGGAAATTTATATGCTAAGTTTCCCAATGCTTCTTTTTTTGAAAAGCAGGATGCACTTCAGAAAAACGCACTGTCCATTTTCAGTCAGGACTGGACGAAACTCAACACGATTAAATTACACCTCAAAGGAACTGATTTTCAGCTTAAAGTCTGGGAAAGTCTTCTTTCTATCCCAATGGGAAAACTATCCACCTACGGAAATCTGGCCGAAAAGATCGGAAACCCGAACGCTTCCAGAGCTGTAGGAACTGCCATTGGCAGTAATCCTGTTGCATTCCTTATCCCATGTCACCGTGTGATACAGTCTACAGGGAATATCGGAGGCTACCGCTGGGGAAGCAGCAGAAAACAGCTGATGGTGGGCTGGGAAAGTTCACACGTTTATACAGGATAG
- the speB gene encoding agmatinase has translation MRTYAGIPEENATLENAKVMLVTVPYDGTSTWGKGADKGPELFLNASENMELYDIETGTEPYLDGVFLAGEISENSTPEAMTEAVYQKTKELLNNEGKVFTLFGGEHSVSIGSIRAVGEKFENLTVLQLDAHTDLRPEFHGSTSNHACAVFEANQKHNLVQVGIRSMDGEEAQYLPEGRVFFAHEIANNDNWINDVLEKVSGNVYITIDLDAFDPSIAPSTGTPEPGGLQWYPTLELLRKVFEKCNVVAFDIVELMDSPMAKPTAFLAAKLYYKMLAYNHIYNNN, from the coding sequence ATGAGAACATACGCAGGAATTCCTGAAGAAAATGCGACGTTGGAAAACGCTAAAGTAATGCTGGTAACCGTTCCTTACGATGGAACGTCAACATGGGGAAAAGGTGCTGATAAAGGCCCTGAATTATTCTTAAATGCTTCCGAAAACATGGAGCTTTACGATATTGAAACAGGAACTGAGCCTTACCTTGATGGAGTGTTTCTTGCCGGTGAAATTTCCGAAAACTCAACTCCCGAAGCAATGACGGAAGCCGTTTACCAGAAAACCAAAGAGCTTCTGAACAACGAAGGGAAAGTATTTACGCTTTTCGGAGGTGAACACTCTGTTTCTATCGGTTCTATCCGTGCAGTAGGAGAGAAGTTTGAAAACCTTACCGTTCTTCAGCTGGATGCACACACAGATTTACGTCCTGAATTCCACGGATCTACTTCCAATCATGCCTGTGCGGTTTTTGAAGCCAATCAGAAACATAATCTGGTTCAGGTGGGAATCCGTTCCATGGATGGTGAGGAAGCGCAATATCTGCCGGAAGGAAGAGTTTTCTTTGCCCATGAAATTGCCAATAATGATAACTGGATCAATGATGTGCTGGAAAAAGTTTCCGGAAATGTGTATATCACCATCGATCTTGATGCTTTTGATCCTTCCATCGCGCCTTCTACAGGAACTCCGGAGCCGGGCGGACTTCAGTGGTATCCAACATTGGAACTGTTGAGAAAAGTATTTGAAAAATGCAATGTAGTAGCTTTTGATATTGTAGAATTAATGGATTCTCCAATGGCTAAGCCAACCGCTTTCCTTGCGGCAAAACTGTATTATAAAATGCTGGCCTACAACCATATTTATAACAACAACTAA
- a CDS encoding HAD family hydrolase: MSLKAVLFDMDGVIVDTEPLHRKAYFTTFDELEIAVSEELYSSFTGASTKRVFETLISKYSLTQTHETASAIKRAHFKNYFDNDEDFDLIPGVKDLIKHYHENGIKLILASSATMTTINMVFEKFDLEQYFCGKISGADLKESKPHPEVFLLAAETAGEPVQNCMVIEDSTNGILAAHRAGIFCAAYRSPHSKNQDYTLADIVVSDFEDLELDKLSKYF; this comes from the coding sequence ATGTCCTTAAAAGCTGTTCTTTTCGATATGGACGGGGTTATTGTAGATACGGAACCACTGCACAGAAAAGCTTATTTCACCACATTTGACGAACTGGAAATTGCTGTTTCCGAAGAGCTGTACAGCTCTTTCACCGGGGCTTCCACCAAAAGGGTATTTGAAACACTGATCTCAAAATACAGTTTAACACAAACTCATGAGACCGCTTCTGCTATCAAAAGAGCCCATTTCAAGAATTATTTTGATAACGATGAGGATTTTGATCTGATCCCCGGTGTAAAGGATCTGATCAAACATTATCATGAAAACGGAATCAAGCTCATCCTTGCTTCTTCGGCGACGATGACGACGATCAATATGGTGTTTGAGAAATTTGACCTTGAACAGTATTTTTGTGGAAAAATCAGCGGTGCAGATCTTAAAGAATCCAAACCTCATCCAGAAGTATTTCTTTTAGCGGCAGAAACTGCTGGAGAACCTGTACAAAACTGCATGGTGATTGAAGATTCCACGAATGGAATTCTTGCGGCACACAGGGCCGGAATCTTCTGTGCAGCCTACAGAAGCCCTCATTCAAAAAATCAGGATTATACTTTAGCAGATATCGTGGTTTCAGATTTTGAAGACCTGGAACTTGATAAGCTTTCAAAATATTTTTAA
- a CDS encoding type III PLP-dependent enzyme domain-containing protein encodes MKIKYSELIDQTLYFPTEEFNVSENNLLFHDVPLMEVVEKFGTPLKISYLPRISQNIQKAKSWFREAFEKTEYKKNYTYCYCTKSSHFNFVLEEALKNDISIETSSAYDMDIVKSLYEKGKVDKNIEVICNGFKTDDYLVKISEMINSGFENITPILDNYRELDKLTESIDTTFDIGIRIASEEEPKFEFYTSRLGIGYRDIIPYYSQKIAEHPNARLKMLHFFINTGIKDTAYYWNELYKCLRVYARLKKIAPEVDSLNIGGGFPIKTSLNFEYDYQYMVEEIVSQIKKFCEEEGVEEPNIYTEFGSFTVGESGANLYKIISQKRQNDREKWNMIDSSFMTTLPDTWAISRHFIMLPLNRWEDTYERVFLGGLTCDSDDYYNSEQHTNAIYLPVFSDTKPLYIGFFHTGAYQETIGGYGGVHHCLMPQPRHVLIQKDENGDLQYEIFREKQEPEDILKILGY; translated from the coding sequence ATGAAAATAAAGTACTCGGAACTTATTGATCAGACATTGTATTTTCCTACAGAGGAATTTAATGTTTCTGAGAACAATTTGTTATTTCACGATGTTCCTTTAATGGAAGTCGTTGAAAAATTTGGCACCCCGCTAAAAATTAGCTACCTGCCGAGAATTTCTCAAAATATCCAGAAGGCGAAAAGCTGGTTCAGGGAAGCTTTTGAGAAGACCGAATATAAAAAGAATTATACCTATTGCTACTGTACAAAATCCAGTCATTTTAATTTTGTGCTTGAAGAAGCTCTTAAGAATGATATTTCTATAGAAACTTCTTCTGCATACGATATGGATATTGTAAAATCTCTTTACGAAAAAGGGAAAGTAGATAAAAATATTGAAGTGATCTGTAACGGATTCAAAACAGATGATTATCTGGTGAAGATTTCCGAGATGATCAACAGCGGTTTTGAAAATATTACCCCGATTCTGGATAATTACCGTGAGCTGGACAAACTTACTGAAAGCATTGATACCACTTTTGATATCGGGATCAGAATTGCTTCGGAAGAAGAGCCGAAATTCGAATTTTATACCTCAAGACTGGGGATCGGGTATAGAGATATTATTCCTTACTACAGCCAGAAGATTGCGGAGCATCCGAATGCAAGACTGAAAATGCTTCACTTCTTTATTAATACCGGAATCAAAGATACCGCCTATTACTGGAACGAATTATACAAATGTCTTCGTGTGTATGCGCGTCTGAAGAAAATCGCTCCTGAAGTGGATTCTCTGAACATCGGTGGAGGTTTCCCGATTAAAACATCTTTAAATTTCGAATACGATTACCAGTACATGGTGGAAGAAATCGTTTCGCAGATCAAAAAATTCTGTGAAGAGGAAGGAGTGGAAGAACCTAATATTTATACGGAATTCGGAAGCTTTACCGTAGGGGAAAGTGGCGCCAACCTGTATAAAATTATCTCTCAGAAACGTCAGAACGACAGGGAAAAATGGAATATGATTGATTCCTCATTCATGACCACGCTTCCTGATACATGGGCTATTTCAAGACACTTTATCATGCTTCCGCTGAACAGATGGGAAGATACCTATGAAAGAGTATTCCTGGGCGGGTTAACCTGTGATTCGGATGATTATTATAATTCCGAGCAGCATACCAATGCGATCTATCTGCCGGTTTTCAGTGATACAAAGCCTCTGTACATCGGATTTTTCCATACGGGAGCCTATCAGGAAACAATCGGGGGCTATGGTGGAGTACATCACTGCCTGATGCCACAGCCGAGACACGTCCTGATCCAGAAAGATGAAAACGGTGATCTGCAATATGAAATTTTCCGTGAAAAACAGGAACCGGAAGATATTCTGAAAATCCTGGGTTACTAA
- a CDS encoding tyrosine-protein phosphatase, with protein MKNLIKISFLILSLFCVFSCKTQDFSTPEYGKKESGKPIQIKKVYNFRTVGNIKNSEGRILKEGKFYRSGHLHKLKKKSFRELENLGIKEVIDLRNYKEIADKPDQLPGDMMYKKYSAFEDEGDQLTQSRKLVLKGKVNGSDADKRMTDFYREYVTENPEVIRKIITEILESDQPVLYHCTAGKDRTGITTALILSILKFDKETIYNDYLLSNNYRKKLVDKRLRLANNLHFLYPKMDVKVLEKLSWVETAYLDAAFDEINKKYGSLDAYIQKVLGISEDKREEYIRKFTN; from the coding sequence ATGAAAAATCTCATCAAAATATCATTTCTGATCCTCTCATTATTCTGCGTGTTCTCATGCAAAACACAAGATTTTTCCACTCCTGAATACGGAAAAAAAGAAAGCGGAAAGCCTATTCAGATTAAAAAAGTTTACAATTTCCGGACGGTAGGGAATATTAAAAATTCCGAAGGAAGGATTTTAAAAGAAGGTAAATTCTATAGAAGCGGCCATCTTCATAAACTGAAGAAAAAATCATTCAGGGAACTGGAAAATTTAGGAATAAAAGAGGTTATTGATCTCAGGAATTATAAAGAAATTGCTGATAAACCGGATCAGCTTCCGGGTGATATGATGTATAAAAAATATTCAGCTTTTGAAGATGAAGGAGATCAGCTCACCCAGTCACGAAAACTGGTTCTGAAAGGAAAAGTAAACGGTTCCGATGCAGACAAAAGAATGACAGATTTCTACCGTGAATATGTAACGGAAAATCCCGAAGTCATCAGAAAAATCATTACTGAAATCCTGGAATCGGATCAGCCGGTTCTGTACCATTGTACCGCAGGAAAAGACAGGACAGGAATCACTACGGCTTTGATCTTAAGTATTTTAAAATTTGATAAAGAAACCATTTACAACGACTATCTTTTATCCAATAATTACAGAAAAAAACTGGTGGATAAAAGACTCAGGCTCGCGAATAATTTACATTTTCTCTATCCGAAAATGGATGTAAAAGTCCTTGAAAAACTCAGTTGGGTAGAAACCGCGTATCTGGATGCTGCTTTTGATGAAATCAATAAGAAATACGGCTCATTGGATGCTTATATTCAAAAGGTTTTGGGAATTTCAGAAGATAAGAGAGAAGAATATATCAGGAAGTTTACAAATTGA
- a CDS encoding thiamine diphosphokinase, which translates to MKGKVLLFINGEAPEILPNASDYKLIACTDGAFHYLKRLGFPLDKLDFISGDFDSHSGSDENIYHEKFIHTPDQDKTDFHKALDLIAEKGFDTVDVFGGSGGEQDHFLGNLTVAYAFKGYLDIKFYDEFSEYYFIPKKFELKKVKNKMISLYPFPAVENITTKGLNWPLTNGSLSITSRIGTRNFAVEDEVSIEYEKGDLLIFIGKKYL; encoded by the coding sequence ATGAAAGGTAAAGTATTGCTTTTTATCAATGGAGAGGCTCCGGAAATACTTCCTAATGCATCTGACTATAAGCTCATTGCCTGTACGGACGGGGCTTTTCATTACCTGAAAAGATTAGGTTTTCCGCTGGATAAGCTGGATTTTATTTCCGGTGATTTTGATTCCCATTCAGGATCAGATGAAAATATCTATCATGAAAAGTTTATTCATACGCCTGATCAGGACAAAACAGATTTTCATAAAGCACTGGACCTTATTGCAGAAAAAGGATTTGATACAGTGGATGTTTTTGGCGGAAGTGGTGGTGAGCAGGATCATTTTTTAGGAAATCTTACCGTTGCTTATGCTTTTAAAGGTTATTTGGATATAAAATTTTACGATGAGTTTTCAGAATATTATTTTATACCAAAGAAATTTGAGCTGAAAAAGGTTAAAAATAAAATGATTTCCCTGTATCCTTTTCCTGCGGTTGAAAATATAACAACAAAAGGTCTCAACTGGCCTTTAACCAACGGAAGCTTAAGCATCACTTCAAGAATAGGAACCCGGAATTTCGCCGTTGAAGATGAGGTTTCCATTGAATATGAAAAAGGAGATCTGTTGATTTTTATCGGAAAAAAATATTTATAA
- a CDS encoding cob(I)yrinic acid a,c-diamide adenosyltransferase: protein MKIYTKTGDKGQTALYGGTRVSKASARVDSYGNIDELNSFIGISKSHIEDEEVLKQLKKIQFDLFTVGSEAATPADKLMLANGKSRLPLIISETEIEELEQWMDAFEEKLEPLQYFILPGGGKPATFLHAARTICRRAERSLVFLNEAEEVRPELIKYLNRLSDYLFVLARYISKLNNEPEEYWNPNER, encoded by the coding sequence ATGAAAATTTACACGAAAACAGGAGATAAAGGACAGACCGCTTTATATGGCGGTACAAGGGTTTCCAAAGCCAGTGCCAGAGTAGACAGCTATGGAAATATAGATGAGCTCAACTCATTCATCGGGATTTCAAAAAGCCATATTGAAGACGAAGAAGTCTTGAAGCAGCTGAAGAAAATTCAGTTTGATCTGTTTACAGTAGGCTCGGAAGCAGCTACACCAGCTGATAAATTAATGCTGGCCAACGGAAAATCACGTCTGCCGTTGATTATTTCCGAAACCGAAATCGAAGAACTGGAACAGTGGATGGATGCTTTTGAAGAAAAACTGGAGCCCCTTCAGTATTTTATTCTTCCCGGAGGTGGAAAACCGGCTACTTTTTTACATGCGGCAAGAACCATCTGCAGAAGGGCAGAACGCTCCCTTGTCTTCTTAAATGAAGCGGAAGAAGTGCGCCCGGAACTGATCAAATACCTGAACAGGCTTTCGGATTATCTTTTCGTCCTGGCCAGATATATTTCAAAACTAAATAACGAACCGGAAGAATACTGGAACCCGAATGAAAGGTAA